The proteins below are encoded in one region of Helianthus annuus cultivar XRQ/B chromosome 2, HanXRQr2.0-SUNRISE, whole genome shotgun sequence:
- the LOC110899632 gene encoding uncharacterized protein LOC110899632, protein MDRIPTVEALGKRGVVVLDDMCNFCHGYTDSVTHIFTACPLALGVWEKISFWCRIPRFFVFSFRDLIEMHNVGNKGQAERDALHGVLLIACWQLWKARNKLRFNGVRPSVDEVFREVRILSFFWFKHRAKKGVFEWRDWCKFVNL, encoded by the coding sequence ATGGATAGAATCCCAACGGTCGAGGCGCTCGGTAAACGGGGTGTGGTGGTTTTGGACGACATGTGCAACTTTTGTCACGGGTATACCGATTCGGTCACTCACATTTTCACTGCTTGTCCGCTTGCATTGGGTGTGTGGGAGAAAATCAGTTTTTGGTGTCGTATCCCGAGGTTCTTCGTTTTTTCGTTTAGAGATCTTATTGAAATGCATAATGTGGGTAACAAAGGTCAGGCAGAACGTGACGCTCTGCATGGTGTGTTGTTGATTGCGTGTTGGCAGCTTTGGAAGGCGAGAAACAAGCTTAGGTTTAACGGTGTTAGGCCTAGCGTAGATGAGGTTTTTCGCGAAGTTAGAATTCTTAGTTTTTTTTGGTTTAAACACAGAGCGAAAAAAGGGGTTTTTGAATGGAGGgactggtgtaaatttgtaaattTGTAA